Proteins encoded in a region of the Candidatus Stygibacter australis genome:
- a CDS encoding GNAT family N-acetyltransferase, with product MIKIKEIFDSQIKEVTCRAILNDLPQWFGIPEATEEYCNGVKDRTFFAAIENDSFVGFISVLDHNKFTSEIYVVGVYKSHRNKGIGTSLLNSVIDRLLKQKYIYLTVKTLADSHKSKEYKETREFYLAKGFVPLEVFPDLWGAANPCLFMVKNLNK from the coding sequence TTGATCAAAATTAAGGAAATATTTGATTCACAAATTAAAGAAGTAACCTGCAGAGCCATTCTAAATGATCTGCCACAATGGTTTGGTATACCGGAAGCTACTGAGGAATATTGTAATGGAGTTAAGGACAGAACATTTTTTGCAGCTATTGAAAATGACAGTTTTGTTGGTTTTATATCTGTGCTTGACCATAATAAATTTACTTCGGAGATATATGTTGTGGGAGTTTATAAATCACATAGAAATAAAGGCATAGGCACTTCACTATTAAATTCTGTGATAGATAGATTATTAAAGCAAAAATATATATATTTAACAGTGAAGACCTTAGCAGACTCTCATAAAAGCAAAGAATATAAGGAGACCAGGGAATTTTACCTGGCAAAAGGATTTGTTCCTTTGGAAGTTTTTCCGGATTTATGGGGAGCTGCCAACCCGTGTCTATTTATGGTAAAAAACTTAAATAAATAA